The genomic DNA acttttgacatatttcacttccttagacatatattgtgttttgcctgcatttctgagttttggttcataaaacgctgaaatacatcaaaataacccttttgacagatttcacttccttaaacaaatagtgtgttttcctgcaattctgagttttgttacataaaacgctgaatacaccaaaataacccctttttgacatatttcactacctttgacaaatagtgtgttttgcctgcaattctgagttttgttgcataaaacgctagaatacaccaaaataacccatttttacatatttcagttccttagacaaatagtgtgttttcgtagcatttctgtgttttggtggaaaacagctaaaaactgattaaattacacctttttcttaattttactttggattctctatactagcttgttttcatcaattttatcgttttgaagcaaaataatgtaaaatgacgaataagcacaattttcaatcgagatagttcttttttcataaaacaccttaaaaacacatgaataagacgtttaaagaaatatagtgttttgcctgcatttaggagtttggtgcataaaacgctagaatacactaaaataacccacttttgacatatttcacttccttagacatatattgtgttttgcctgcatttctgagttttggttcataaaacgctgaaatacatcaaaataacccctttttgacatatttcactacctttgacaaatagtgtgttttgcctgcaattctgagttttgttgcataaaacgctagaatacaccaaaataacccattttttacatatttcagttccttagacaaatagtgtgttttcgtagcatttctgtgttttggtggaaaacagctaaaaactgattaaattacacctttttcttaattttactttggattctctatactagcttgttttcatcaattttatcgttttgaagcaaaataatgtaaaatgacgaataagcacaattttcaatcgagatagttcttttttcataaaacaccttaaaaacacatgaataagacgtttaaagaaatatagtgttttgcctgcatttaggagtttggtgcataaaacgctagaatacactaaaataacccacttttgacatatttcacttccttagacatatattgtgttttgcctgcatttctgagttttggttcataaaacgctgaaatacatcaaaataacccttttgacagatttcacttccttaaacaaatagtgtgttttcctgcaattctgagttttgttacataaaacgctgaatacaccaaaataacccctttttgacatatttcactacctttgacaaatagtgtgttttgcctgcaattctgagttttgttgcataaaacgctagaatacaccaaaataacccatttttacatatttcagttccttagacaaatagtgtgttttcgtagcatttctgtgttttggtggaaaacagctaaaaactgattaaattacacctttttcttaattttactttggattctctatactagcttgttttcatcaattttatcgttttgaagcaaaataatgtaaaatgacgaataagcacaattttcaatcgagatagttctttttcataaaacaccttaaaacacatgaataagacgtttaaagaaatatagtgttttgcctgcatttaggagtttggtgcataaaacgctagaatacactaaaataacccacttttgacatatttcacttccttagacatatattgtgttttgcctgcatttctgagttttggttcataacgATATTGAAGACAAAGTGGTTTACGTATgatttgtgatgatgatggattaTGATTTGTATGTCACTGTAACCGTTTGTTGCAGCGGTAGATGGTTGGATACGTGATGGGGTGTTTATGCTGTGGGGAcgctgtgtatatttaccttgtTTGGGATCTTCTCTCCGGGACATCTGTGTCGTCAATACTGTGAGTCATTATTACTGACAGGTACTGGTTGGTTCATTATTATTGGTTGTTATCAGTACatacttgtattattatttgtaaatcCTGCTTTATCCAGCTACCTGTGATAGTATTGTTGGTCTATTAGCAGTCATTAACTGCTACTTCCTCTGATTCTTTATATTGAATGTGATGTGAATTAAGTGATAATTGAATGTGATATTCTAAGATTACTTTGAGGTAACATCCTACACATGGATTATTAAGGTTGTGAGCAAGGCTTGTTTTGGGAATTCGTGGTGAGTGTTACATATTGTTCACAGGTTGAATCTTTGCCCAATAAACGGACTGATGCAACAGCGCTTTTGATGCCCTGGAGAAACAATTCAACAGTAAGACATGGACGCGCTCAAGTTGGAGCGAGGGTGGCCAAGGGTCGCTTCACCAGGAAGTGCAACATACTACAAGAAAGGTTGGATGAAAAGGATGCGCCAGCTGTGCTGAAAGGATTGTTCACTGAGGTGGAAGATGCATTCAAGGTGCTTGAGGTAAAACATGAGAGTCTTTATTCTGAATTACTTGGAGGCAAGCAAGATCCCTCATCCTTAAGTGAGGCAGAGGACTATATCTTGGGTTGTGAAAGAAAAAACCACATTATACTCAAAGGTTACTAAAGCGTGTGCAGATGAGAAGGACAAATTTGAGACTGCTATAAAAGTTAAACGACTAGATCCACCCTGTTTTCTGGTGATATAAGGAATTACGGCACTTTCAAAAAGACTATATGAGATTAATCGTCCCGGCGTATGGGAGGGACTCTTACGCTTTAAAGAAATGCCTTTCAGGTGAGGCGTTGAAATGTGTGGAAGGTGTAGAGGATGACTTTGAAGAAATGTTCCTTCGCCTTGATGACAAATATGGTAACTCTTGTAAATTAACGGAATGTATTGTGAGTGAGCTAAAGGGCTTGAAACCTGTGCAAGATGGGGACTCGAAACGATTAGTCCACTTGGCGAAGGTAGTGGAACGTGCTTGGTTGGACATGAAGAAAATAGGATTGAGTCTGAAATGAAAACTACATCTATGGTTACGTTGGTCGAACGCCTGCTTCCTAACACTTTGAAACGGGCTTGGGTACTAAAAGCCCAATCTGTTGCTAACCATAATGATTTATTTGAAAGTCTTTTGGCATTCTTACTTGCTGAAAGGAAGGTATGTGAGTATCTGGAGTGTGATTTGCGAAGTGTTCCCACAAAATTGGCCACTCATAATGTGATTTGTAGagattcagaaaaggaagatgttacTGATACACTACACGAGATAAAGGTAGTGCAAGATCAACAAAATGCTATGATTACTGAATGTCTTAACACTGTCTCAAAATTAGTGTCAGAGTTTTCTGTGGATTCTAAGAATCAAAACTGTAAGATGTGTTGGTACCATGGCTCACAAGGTCACACCTTTCATGATTGttatgcttttcaaaatttgagTAATCCAGACAAATTTGCTTGCCTCAAGAATAATAGAGTCTGTTTTAGGTGTGCAACCCCTGGTCACTTGGCAAGGTACTGTAAGTTTGCAAGCACTACTTGTGATGTGATTGTCAATGGTCGGAAGTGTGGGATGGATCATCATAAAGCCTTGCATTACGTTCTTTCTCGTACACCTGACTCTGCTAAAAGACCAGTTCTACTACTGTGACTAGTAATTTAGCGTCTAGGGATGGTTATCTACTGATGGTAAGCCGTTTGGAGTGTAAAGGAGTCCCGTCAATGTCCTGTGGGATAGCGGTAGCAATGTATCCTTAATAACACACTGTCGGGCAAAAGAGTTAGGCCTCAAGGAAAAGATATTAATATATCCATAACCAAAGTTGGCAACAGCTTGGAAACTGTCGCTAGCAAGGAGTATGTGGTCCCATTAGTCGACATGAATGGAGATGAATGGGAGATCAGTGCCTGTGGCATAGACGAAATTACCGCCCCAGTCGATGAAGTCGACGTGAGTGTTGTGTCCAGACTTTTCCCTAGTTTGAATGGCTACCCTGTAATAAGACCTCATGGTAGGATAAATTTATTGATAGGAATTGACTATTGTCACCTTATGCCTCAAGTGTTGGAGACGAAGGGTAACCTACAACTTATGCAAAACCAATTCGGTTATGTTTTGAGAGGTTCTCATCCACTTTTGATTTCCCATAGATCTCAGCCAAGTGTTAGTGTCAGGATTAACCATGTTAACATTGTGAATTTTGATGAAATTTCCTCTTTACCCAAGAAAACTATTAAGGAAGATTTAGATAGTTATTTCAACATTGAAAATCTTGGTGTATCCTGTTACCCAAAATGTTCGGGGTGTAAATGTGGAAACTGTACGCCTGGTCAAAATAACTATAGTctaaaggatgaaagggagtTGGCTTTAATTACTAAGGGGTTAGTGTTTGATTCGGCAGACTGTAGGTGGGTTGTCAGCTATCCCTGGATAAAAGATCCCCGTCTTTTGCCCAACAATGTATCCCTTGCTTTTGCAAGACTGATTGCCACAGAAAAGAGGCTCAATAAACTAGGACCAGATTACTGCAAGGCTTACCAGAGTCAAATTGATGATATGATTGCTAGGAAAGTCGCAAGGAAATTGACTGAGGATGAGATTTACAGATACGATGGACCAGTATTTTATATTCCTCACACTGAAGTGCTAAAGCCAGACTCAAGTTCTACTCCACTTAGGATAGTTTTCAATTCTTCCGCCAAGTACATGAACTTCTCCTTAAATGAAATGTGGGCAAAGGGCCCAGATGTTTTGAATTCTCTCCTAGGAGTTCTGTTGAGAttcagagaagaggaggtggcgtTCGCCGGGATTTGGCCAAAATGTACAATACCATCCATATGTCCTTATTTGATCAGCATTGCCATCGCTTTTTGTGGCGAGACTTGAAGGTCCATAACAAACCAGATCATTATGTTTTAACTTGTGTCCCTTTCGGCGATAAGCCTAGTGGTACCATTGCCATGCTTGCTTTAAGATTAACTGCGGAAATAATTCAAGACCAGTACCCTGTTGCAGTCAATGCCATAGTGAAGAACAGCTATGTGGATGACATACTAGGAAATTGTGACAATTATGAGGGAGCAAACAATTTACTGAGAGAGATTGAATTTGTTTTAGGCCAAGGAGGATTTAAGGTGAAACATTGGATTCTGTCAGGTGCTCATAACCCTAGCAAACTGGATCTAGCAGAAACTCAAAAGAAAAAGTCTTGGGTGTTGTGTGGGAACCCAACAGAGACGTATTTGTGTTTAGTGTGAAAATAAATTTTTCTCCCAAACATCGCAAGACACATACGGGCCCAGATCTTAAACCGGATAACCTTACCGGTGAGACACCCCAGTATTTGACCAAGAGAATGCTTTTAAGTCAGATTGCAACCCAATTTGACCCCTTGGGACTTGTCTGCCCTGTAACTTTAAAGGCAAAATTGATGTTGAGGCGTCTTGTCTGTCCAGAGGGTGATGAAGATGCAAAATACGGTTGGGATGATGCAGTGTTGCCACAGATTAGAAGTGAATGGCTGGATTATTTCCAGATGATGTTTGAGTTAGAAACTCTATGGTTTCCCAGATGTGTTAGGGAAGCTGACCACGTTGGTAACCCTACATTGGTCATATTTTCAGACGGGTCTACTATAGCATATGGAGCTTGTGCTTACGTTAGATGGGAATATCGTACAGGAATGTTTAGCTCTAGACTTTTGATGGCTAAGTCTAAACTTGCCCCGCTCAAGCAGTTATCAGTCCCTCGAATTGAACTTTGTGGAGCCCTACTTGCAGCTCGGATGAGAGAGACCATCACAAAGGAACTTAACTATAACTTTGAATCTGTAATACATATTGTTGACTCTGCTATTGTCCGGGCTCAGATTCAGAAGGAGAGTTTCGGGTTTGGTACTTTTACAGCTACGAAAATTGCCGAGATTCAAAGTAAAACTAATCCCGAGGAATGGTGGTGGATACCTAGGAAAGACAATCCGGCGGACATGACCACCAAACCTGCTAAACCTGTTGATCTTGCTGAAGGATCCATTTGGCAAATGGGGCccgccttcctgtctctccctatCAGCATGTGGCCTATAAGGAAAGACCCTGTCTCGGAATTACCTGATAAAGTGGGCATCTTCATTTCTCACGCTGATGCTGATGTTACTACCACAGGTCTTTGCAAATTGTTTGATATTTCTCGGTTCAATAGCCATGAGAAACTGATAAGGGTTACCAGTCGTGTCATACGGGCGATCAGATCCCGATCTCTTAGAGAATCACTTTTAACTCCAACTGTAGAAGATCTTGCGATCGCTGAAATGTTGTGGGTGAAGGAAGTTCAATCTGAACTTGATCCTGATTGGGAAACTAAGTACCGTAGGTTAGGGCCTACCAGAAATGAAGCTGGGGTGATTGTTGTCGGTCAGCGTATCCCTAAATGGTTAAAGAATAACTATGATCAGGAcggatttattttgctttctcctGATCATGACTTTACTAAGTTGTATGTGGAATCTATGCATCGTCTGGACCATGCTGGCATTGAAGTAACTTTAGCCAAGATTCAATCCAAGTTTTGGGTACCAAAGGTCCGGAACATGATCAAATCTGTGAGGTACAAATGCATCACCTGTCGCAAACTGAGGAAAGAAATAGTTGGTCAACTTATGGGACAGCTGCCAGAAGAACGCCTCAAACCATCTCCTCCGTTTACCTACACTGCCCTAGATTTGTACGGCCCCTTTTAGTTAAAGATATGGTCAAGGGTCGCTCAAGAGGTAAAGCTTACGGTGTAATCTTCAACTGTTTGGCCACTCGTGCTGTTCATCTGGATCTAATTGAAGGGTATAGCACTAGGGATTTCCTTGATGGACTTAGAAGATTCGTATCTATCCGAGGATGTCCGCGTGAAATTTATTCAGATGCTGGTACTCAACTGACTGCCGCCAGTAAAGGATTGATAGATCTGTCCAGGTTAAGTTCTGATGACATACAAGATTTTGCTTGCAATAAAGGGGAGAGGTTAAATGGGTTTTCAATGCATCAGCAGACGCACCATGGCAAAACGGTGCTAGTGAAAGTCTAATCAAATCCCTTAAGAGAAGTCTGACTGTGGCTATCGGTGATAATGTATTAACCTTCAGTAAATTACAGACAACCCTTTTGAGATTTCAAATATACTAAATGAAAGACCTATAGGTATAAAGCCAGGATGTGATCCAGAACTTGGAAAATACCTTTGCCCTAACGACCTCCTCCTTGGACGTACCTCTAACAAAGCTCCAAAGGGTGTCTTTGAGCACTTTCCTAGTCATGAATCTCGATTGCAGTTCCACCAGCGCATTGTAGATTCATTTTGGAAAAAATGGACTAGGATTTTTTCCCACTCTTCTGATTCGTCAAAAGTGGCACATTGAGCGCCGTAATTTACAGATCGGTGATATTGTGTTGTTTCAGGACAGCAATATTGTACGGGGACGTGGAAGTTTGCTGAGGTTGCAGTAGCAAATGAAAGCAAAGATGGTAAGGTACGAAATGTTACTCTTAGGTATAAACCccagagaggtggtgttaggTATAAGGGTGAAAAGATATACTTGTAAAGAGATCTGCTCATCGTATCGTGGTAATTTTGCCCATTGAGGAACGTACTTGAGTTTATACTGAATGTTACCCTTTTTATGCATTACTGTGTATCTCGCTGGTTTCATTGTATGTATTCGTATttgtttgtacatttttttgtttgttttgcaatGTCATATGTAACATAACTCCGTGTGGGAGTGTATCATTACGACCAATGATAAATTCAATTGCTgttatgtattttattaatttatgtcgAGTGGTGGATGTATCGCTTCGCTGTCGTCTTTTGTTGTGGACGTGGCGGAGCGGAGGGGTGTATGTTGCGCTTTGCCATTGTCTTTTGTTGTGGATGTGGCGGAGTGGAGGCATGGTCAAGACTCAAGGGACAGGTGAACGGGCTGGCCAGTCCAGCAGATTGGCGTGTGGGGTGTGGAAGGATACTTGTGACGCTGGAGTGGATTGGAGGGCGTGTTGTGCATCTGTGCCGCTACTATTCGGGTTTGCTGGAAGGTATGTAGTGTGAATTCAGGGACTATGTGATAGTCcgccatatttattttgttccgcTCGTAGCCAAGGATTTGGTAGTGCGTATTTCCTGCTTGTGTGAGACGATATTGAAGACAAAGTGGTTTACGTATgatttgtgatgatgatggattaTGATTTGTATGTCACTGTAACCGTTTGTTGCAGCGGTAGATGGTTGGATACGTGATGGGGTGTTTATGCTGTGGGGAcgctgtgtatatttaccttgtTTGGGATCTTCTCTCCGGGACATCTGTGTCGTCAATACTGTGAGTCATTATTACTGACAGGTACTGGTTGGTTCATTATTATTGGTTGTTATCAGTACatacttgtattattatttgtaaatcCTGCTTTATCCAGCTACCTGTGATAGTATTGTTGGTCTATTAGCAGTCATTAACTGCTACTTCCTCTGATTCTTTATATTGAATGTGATGTGAATTAAGTGATAATTGAATGTGATATTCTAAGATTACTTTGAGGTAACATCCTACACATGGATTATTAAGGTTGTGAGCAAGGCTTGTTTTGGGAATTCGTGGTGAGTGTTGAATTACTTGAGGCAAGCAAGATCCCTCATCCTTAAGTGAGGCAGAGGACTATATCTTGGGTTGTGAAAGAAAAAACCACATTATACTCAAAGGTTACTAAAGCGTGTGCAGATGAGAAGGACAAATTTGAGACTGCTATAAAAGTTAAACGACTAGATCCACCCTGTTTTCTGGTGATATAAGGAATTACGGCACTTTCAAAAAGACTATATGAGATTAATCGTCCCGGCGTATGGGAGGGACTCTTACGCTTTAAAGAAATGCCTTTCAGGTGAGGCGTTGAAATGTGTGGAAGGTGTAGAGGATGACTTTGAAGAAATGTTCCTTCGCCTTGATGACAAATATGGTAACTCTTGTAAATTAACGGAATGTATTGTGAGTGAGCTAAAGGGCTTGAAACCTGTGCAAGATGGGGACTCGAAACGATTAGTCCACTTGGCGAAGGTAGTGGAACGTGCTTGGTTGGACATGAAGAAAATAGGATTGAGTCTGAAATGAAAACTACATCTATGGTTACGTTGGTCGAACGCCTGCTTCCTAACACTTTGAAACGGGCTTGGGTACTAAAAGCCCAATCTGTTGCTAACCATAATGATTTATTTGAAAGTCTTTTGGCATTCTTACTTGCTGAAAGGAAGGTATGTGAGTATCTGGAGTGTGATTTGCGAAGTGTTCCCACAAAATTGGCCACTCATAATGTGATTTGTAGagattcagaaaaggaagatgttacTGATACACTACACGAGATAAAGGTAGTGCAAGATCAACAAAATGCTATGATTACTGAATGTCTTAACACTGTCTCAAAATTAGTGTCAGAGTTTTCTGTGGATTCTAAGAATCAAAACTGTAAGATGTGTTGGTACCATGGCTCACAAGGTCACACCTTTCATGATTGttatgcttttcaaaatttgagTAATCCAGACAAATTTGCTTGCCTCAAGAATAATAGAGTCTGTTTTAGGTGTGCAACCCCTGGTCACTTGGCAAGGTACTGTAAGTTTGCAAGCACTACTTGTGATGTGATTGTCAATGGTCGGAAGTGTGGGATGGATCATCATAAAGCCTTGCATTACGTTCTTTTTCGTACACCTGACTCTGCTAAAAAGACCAGTTCTACTACTGTGACTAGTAATTTAGCGTCTAGGGATGGTTATCTACTGATGGTAAGCCGTTTGGAGTGTAAAGGAGTCCCGTCAATGTCCTGTGGGATAGCGGTAGCAATGTATCCTTAATAACACACTGTCGGGCAAAAGAGTTAGGCCTCAAGGGAAAAGATATTAATATATCCATAACCAAAGTTGGCAACAGCTTGGAAACTGTCGCTAGCAAGGAGTATGTGGTCCCATTAGTCGACATGAATGGAGATGAATGGGAGATCAGTGCCTGTGGCATAGACGAAATTACCGCCCCAGTCGATGAAGTCGACGTGAGTGTTGTGTCCAGACTTT from Portunus trituberculatus isolate SZX2019 unplaced genomic scaffold, ASM1759143v1 PGA_scaffold_364__1_contigs__length_13884, whole genome shotgun sequence includes the following:
- the LOC123500504 gene encoding uncharacterized protein LOC123500504; its protein translation is MLLSQIATQFDPLGLVCPVTLKAKLMLRRLVCPEGDEDAKYGWDDAVLPQIRSEWLDYFQMMFELETLWFPRCVREADHVGNPTLVIFSDGSTIAYGACAYVRWEYRTGMFSSRLLMAKSKLAPLKQLSVPRIELCGALLAARMRETITKELNYNFESVIHIVDSAIVRAQIQKESFGFGTFTATKIAEIQSKTNPEEWWWIPRKDNPADMTTKPAKPVDLAEGSIWQMGPAFLSLPISMWPIRKDPVSELPDKVGIFISHADADVTTTGLCKLFDISRFNSHEKLIRVTSRVIRAIRSRSLRESLLTPTVEDLAIAEMLWVKEVQSELDPDWETKYRRLGPTRNEAGVIVVGQRIPKWLKNNYDQDGFILLSPDHDFTKLYVESMHRLDHAGIEVTLAKIQSKFWVPKVRNMIKSVRYKCITCRKLRKEIVGQLMGQLPEERLKPSPPFTYTALDLYGPF
- the LOC123500503 gene encoding uncharacterized protein LOC123500503 — its product is MLRFAIVFCCGCGGVEAWSRLKGQVNGLASPADWRVGCGRILVTLEWIGGRVVHLCRYYSGLLEAVDGWIRDGVFMLWGRCVYLPCLGSSLRDICVVNTVSHYY